In one Corallococcus sp. EGB genomic region, the following are encoded:
- a CDS encoding GNAT family N-acetyltransferase, with amino-acid sequence MNEVNLVEFARRFERKQAASVAALATESAPLADGWMVFGAVGSYINKSCGYGFERGVTDAELDALVAFFASRGVEPKAELSPFAPPSLLKGLADRGFVLREFETVLYRPLRAGEDLSRMAQAAPAGLRVERVDPSDEAAVCQFVELSGSGFVPEGESMPEVFRDAGLKGARNPTTDSYVAWLEGVAVGAGSCEVSDGLTSLYGTSVLPAYRRRGVQQALIAARLQRGLEKGSDLATIMSAPGIPTERNAMRLGFQMAYSRVVLVKPGAGLVPSP; translated from the coding sequence ATGAACGAAGTGAACCTGGTGGAGTTCGCCCGGCGGTTCGAACGCAAGCAGGCCGCCTCCGTGGCGGCCCTGGCCACGGAGTCCGCCCCGCTCGCCGACGGCTGGATGGTGTTCGGTGCCGTGGGCTCCTACATCAACAAGTCGTGCGGCTATGGCTTCGAGCGCGGCGTCACGGACGCGGAGCTGGACGCGCTGGTGGCCTTCTTCGCGTCGCGCGGGGTGGAGCCGAAGGCGGAGCTGAGCCCCTTCGCGCCGCCATCCCTGCTGAAGGGGCTGGCGGACCGCGGCTTCGTGCTGCGCGAGTTCGAGACGGTGCTCTACCGCCCGCTGCGCGCGGGAGAGGACCTGTCGAGGATGGCGCAAGCGGCCCCCGCCGGGCTGCGCGTCGAGCGGGTGGATCCATCCGACGAAGCGGCGGTGTGTCAGTTCGTGGAACTCTCCGGCAGCGGGTTCGTCCCGGAAGGCGAGTCCATGCCGGAGGTGTTCCGGGACGCAGGGCTGAAGGGGGCACGCAACCCCACCACGGACTCCTACGTGGCATGGCTCGAGGGTGTGGCGGTGGGGGCCGGGAGCTGCGAGGTGAGTGACGGGCTCACGTCGCTGTATGGCACGTCGGTGCTGCCCGCGTACCGGCGACGGGGCGTGCAGCAGGCGCTCATCGCCGCGCGCCTCCAGCGAGGGCTGGAGAAGGGCTCCGACCTGGCCACCATCATGTCCGCGCCCGGCATCCCCACGGAGCGCAACGCCATGCGCCTGGGCTTCCAGATGGCCTACTCACGCGTCGTGCTGGTGAAGCCCGGTGCGGGGCTGGTGCCGTCACCCTGA